A region of the Mesoterricola sediminis genome:
CCCCCAGACCATCGCCCTGATCCTGGCCCACCTGAACGCAAGCCAGGCCGGCGACCTCATCGCCAGCCTCCCCGAGACCCTCCGGGCCGACGTGGCCATGCGCATGGCCAACCTCCAGGAGATCAGCCCCGAGGTGGTGCGCCGCATCTCCCTCATCCTGGAGCAGAAGCTGGAGGCCCTGGGCTCCTTCGCCACCGAGGCCTACGGCGGCGTCCGGGCCGTGGCGGAGCTCTTCAACCGCATGGACCGGACCACGGGCCGGGTGGTGCTGGAGAAGATCGAGAACGAGAACCCCCAGCTGGCCGCCAGCATCCGGGACCTCATGTTCGTCTTCGACGACATCCTCCTCATCGACGACCTGGGCATCGCCGAGATCCTCAAGCGGGTGGACAAGAAGAGCCTCACCACCGCCCTCAAGGGCACCAGCGAGGAGCTGCGCAACCAGTTCTTCCGCAACATGTCCAGCCGGGCCGTGGAACTCATGAAGGAGGAAATGGAGTTCATGGGGCCCGTGAAGCTCAAGGACGTGGAGAAGGCGCAGCACGAGATCGTCGAGATCGTTCGCCAGCTCGAGGAAGAGGGCGTCATCAGCATCGGCGGCGGCGGCGGGGACGACTATGTCAGTTGAGCGGTTCATCCCGGCCCGCAGGGTGGACCTGGAGGCCATCGAGGCCTTCCCGTACTTCGCGGCCCAGGCCCCCCCGCCCCTGGAGGACGAGGACGAGGCCGGCGACGACACCCCCCTGAGCGCCACGTTCACCACGCCCGAGGAGGACGCCCGGCGCCTGGCCTCCGTGGACCAGATCATCTACGAGAAGCTCCAGCAGGCCGAGCGGGACGCCCAGGACGTGGCCCGGAAGGCCTACGAACAGGGCTTCGCCGCCGGCGAGACCGAGGGCCGCGCGTTCGGGGAGAGCCAGTACCGGGCCCAGATCCAGCGCCTGGACAAGGCCCTGGGGGAACTGTCCGCCTCCCTGTCCCTGCACGGCAAGGCGGCCCAGGACGAACTGCTGGGCCTGGCCCTGGCCTTCGGCGAATACCTGGCGGGCCGCGAGATCCAGCAGGGCATCCAGACCCTTCGACCGCTCCTGGAGCGGGTCCTGGAGGCCCACCCCTTCCCCGCCAGCCCCGACGATCCGGAGGGCCGCCCGGGCATCACCGTCCTCATCCACCCCCGGGACCTGGAGGAGATCGGCGGCTCCGCCGCCGCCCCCGCCGGCGTCACCCTGCGCGAGGACGAGGGCCTGACCCGCGGCAGCCTGCGGGTGGAAAGCGCCTCCGGCGTCCTGGACGCGACGGTGGAGCGGCGCCGCGGCCACCTCCTGGAGCTGATCCAGCGGATCCGGGAGCAGGAGGGCTACTGATGGACCTGTCCGCCCTGGCCCGGGACGTGGCCAAGCTCCCCCCCGGCGATGTCCTGGGCCGGGTCTCCAAGGTGGTGGGCCTCATCGTGGAATCCCGGGGCCCCGAGGGCTCCGTGGGCGAGCAGATGGCCATCCACATGCCCGACGGCCGCCAGGTCACCGCCGAAGTCGTGGGCTTCCAGGAGCGCAGCGTCCTCCTGATGCCCGTGGAGAATCTGGAGGGCATCCGCCCCGGCCTCCTCGTGGAGGCCCTGGGCCACCAGCCCGAGCTGCCGGTGTCCGCCAGCTTGCTAGGTCGTGTGATCGATCCCCTGGGGCGCCCCCTGGACGGCGGTCCCCCCATCGAGGTGCAGGACCGGGTGCCCATCCACGGCCAGCCCCCCAACCCCATGCGGCGGCGGCGCATCAACGAGGTCCTCTCCACCGGCGTCCGGAGCATCGACGGCCTCCTGACCCTGGGCAAGGGCCAGCGCATCGGGATCTTCGCCGGGTCCGGCGTGGGCAAGTCCACCCTCATGGGCATGATCGCCCGGAACACCTCGGCCCAGGTGAACGTCATCGCCCTGGTGGGGGAGCGGGGCCGCGAGCTGAAGGAGTTCATCGACAACGACCTGGGCCCCGAGGGCCTGGCCCGGAGCGTCGTGGTGGTGGCGACCAGCGACCAGACCCCCCTGCTCCGCCTGCGCTGCGCCCTGTCCGCCATGGCCATCGCCGAGCACTTCATGCGCCAGGGCAAGGACGTCCTCATGATGATGGACAGCGTCACCCGCTTCGCCATGGCCCAGCGGGAGGTGGGCCTGTCCGCCGGCGAGCCCCCCAGCTCCCGCGGCTACACCCCCTCCGTCTTCGCCCTCCTGCCCCGGCTCATGGAGCGGGCCGGCGCCTTCGAGGGCATGGGGTCCATCACCGGCATCTTCACCGTCCTGGTGGAGGGCGACGACATGAACGAGCCCATCGCCGACGCCGTCCGGGGCATCCTGGACGGGCACGTGGTCCTCTCCCGGCGCCTGGCCGCCAAGAACCACTTCCCCGCCGTGGACGTCCTCCCCAGCATCAGCCGGCTCTTCTCCGCCCTGGCCTCCCCCGAGCAGAAGCAGCTCAGCGCCAAGATGCGGGACCTGATGGCCACGTACGACGACGCCGAGGACCTCATCCAGATCGGCGCCTACACCAAGGGGTCCAGCCCCTCCATCGACCAGGCCATCCAGTTCCAGCCCGCCATCCAGGCCTTCCTCCGCCAGGCGGTGGCGGAGGGGTCCGACCAGGCCGCGACCCTCCTGGCCATGGGCCAGATCTTCGGCATCGACCTGGCGCCCTTCCTGAAGCCGGCGGGCAAGGTGTAGGGTGGCCGCCCGCTTCCGTTTCCGCCTGGAAGCCCTGCTCAGGGTCCGGCGCAGCCTGGAGGAAGAGGCCAAACGAGCGATGGCCCGGGCGGTCACCGCCCGGGACCAGGCCCAGCTCCGGGTGGGCGAACTCCGGCAGACCCAACGGCAGGCCATCGAAGGCCGCCGCATGGGAACCAACCAGACGATCGACCTGGAGCGCCTCCGGGACATCGAGCGCTGGCTGGTGGTGGTGGAACGCCGCATCCAGGAGGCCGTGGAGGCCGTCCGTCAAGCAGACGAACGGGTGCGGGAGGCCCGCGCCCAGCTCGTCAAGGCGCACCAGGATCACCTGATCCTCCAGCGCCTCAAGGAGCGCCGCCAGGCCCAGCACGCCCTGGAGGTCCTCCGCGAGGAAGCGAAGGAGATGGATGAAATTGCTGTCCTGAGGCATCACATCCGGCCGCCAGGAGCATCCAACCAGTGAGGCTGACATGAACATGAAGAACATCGCCTGGGTCACCGCGCCTCTCGCCCTTTCGGCGGGCGTGATCTGGCTGTCCGCCCAGACCCCCACCCCCGCGGAGGGCATCAAGGTCGGCGACCTGGCCGACAAGGTCCAGGTCCGGGAGAAGGCCGTCCTCCAGAAGGAGACCGAGCTCCGCCAGATGGAGGAGCGCCTCGCCACCCTCCAGGGCACCCTGGAGCGGGACCGGGCCGACCTCCAGAACCGCGAGAAGACCCTGGCCGAGGGCATGGCCAAGCTGGAGGCCCTGCGGACCCGGCCCCCCATCGACAGCCAGCTCATCCGGACCTACGAGCAGATGAACCCCATCTCCGCCGCCCCGGCCCTGAAGGAGCTGGCCGCCCTCAACCAGGAGGTGGCCGTGAGCCTTCTGGCAGGCATGCAGGCGAAGAAGGCGGCCAAGATCCTGGACCAGTTGGCCAGCCAGGACAACCCGGCCAAGGACGCCAAACTGGCCGCCGTGCTTTCCGAAAAGGTGGGCATCACCCGGCCCAAGGCCTGAGAAACCAAGCGGACTATCATTCAAGGAGGCGGATTGGACTGAACGACCTATAATTTCATCAGCAGGGCCTTTTTAGTTCTTTTTTTAAACAATTAATACGAGTCCCCCGGAAACCTTTTCCCGGTCGGTCCCAGAAAAATGAAGAAGTGGAGGTCACCATGGCAGCCAACAACGATGAAAATATCCAGATGAACACCACCCCCCCCCTGGGCGGTGAGGCCGTCGGACGCGAACACATGGCCGAAATCGGTCGTAAGGGCGGTCAGTCCGTCAGTCGCAACCGCGAGCACATGGCCGAGATCGGCCGGAAGGGCGGGCAGTCCGTCAGCCGGAACCGGGAGCACATGGCCGCCATCGGTCGGAAGGGCGGCGAAGCCGTCAGCCAGGACCGGGCCCACATGGCCTCCATTGGCCGGAAGGGCGGCGAGGCGGTCAGTCAGGATCGCACCCACATGGAGGAGATCGGCCGCAAGGGCGGGACCACCGTCAGCCGCGACCGCACCCACATGGCGGAGATCGGCCGGAAGGGCGGTGAGGCGGTCAGCCAGGACCGCACCCACATGGAGGAGATCGGCCGCAAGGGCGGCGAGGCCTCCCGCAGCCGCAAGGCCGCGCCTGGCGAGGGCACTCCCGAAGGCGAACCCGGGTCCGGCCTGGCCTGATCCGACGGGGGCGGCGCCCGCCGCGGCCCCGAACCGCCCCGGTCCCCGCGGCCCCCCGCGGGGACCGGGGCTTGTGTCTGGGGCCCTTCACCCGGCCCATTCTGCCGGGTTGAACCGGCACAACCTGTGCGGAGGATGGCCACCCGGTCGAGAGCCGGGTGGAGGTTCCATGCTTCCAGCCATCAGCAGCGCGGTCGAAGCGCCCCCGGCCTTGCCGGGCCGCGAAGCCGCCTCCTCCCAGGCCACGCCCGGCTTCTCCGGCATCATGGGGGCCCTGGCCAGCGCCAGCGCCCCCAACGCCGGGACCCAGGCCCCCGCCCAGCCGGCAGCCAACGCCTCCCAGGCCAAGGCCCCGGCGGCCACTGCTCGGTCGTCCGTATCTCAGCCGGCCCCCTCCCAGCCGGCCGCACCTCAGCCGGCCCCCTCCCAGCCGGCCCGGACCGATGCGGATCCTGCCCAGGCGACCCCGCCTGGGCCCACGTCCTCGGACCCGGAATCGGGGATCGATCCCAGCCCCCGGGAACCCCAGGCCCCCCTGGAAACCCTCCAGCCCAACCCCCTGGCCGCGGCCCTGGCCGCCCAGGCGGCCGCGACCCCGCCCGCCCCGGCCGACGCCGGAACCCCCGCCCCACCGGCGGACAGCGTCACGGGTGTCCAGGCAAGCGCCGCCTCCGCCCCGTCGGCGGCCCCCACGCCTCCCACCGGGGACGCGGCCCTGGCCGCCCTTCCGGGGAGCCCGGCGCCCACGCCGGGCGCGCCGACCAGCGCGAGCCCGGCCGCGGGGGCGCCGGATGCCCCGGCCCCGGCGACCGCCGGTACGCCTGCCGCCGGTACGCCGGCCGCCGCTCCACCCTCCGAACCCGCTCCGATCGCGGGGGGGCCGGCCCTGCCGCCCCGGGCCGAGGCCCCGGCCGCGCCGGAGACCCCCGCCGAGCCCGGCGCGCCGCCGGCCCAGGCGGCTCCGCCCCAGGCCCCGTCCGCCGGAGCGGGAGCGCCCGCCGCCACGCCGGGGTCCGCACGCCCGGTTGACTCCCATCCGGCCCCCGCCCAGAAGACCGAGGTGGACGCGCAGCCCCCCGCCCCCGGGGCGGCCGAGGACACGCCGGCCCCGGAGCCGGCCCACGGCGGGCTCCGCACGGACCTGCCCCGGACCGCGGTCCCCGAGGCGCCGGAGGCCCGCGTGGCCGCGGAGGCCCAGCCCCGCACCGAGCCGTCCGCGGACGTTCCCGCGGCCCTGACCGCCGCCAAGGCCCAGGCCGCGCTGGAGGCGGAGCTCCCGGGCCTCCGCCTCCAGGCCGTCAAAGGCACGGGGGCCACCGCGGGGGCCGCGACCGGCGCCCCGTCGAAGCCCGCCCTCAGTGAACTCCTGAACCGGCCCAAGCCCACGGTGGAAACCCCGGCAATCCTTTCCCAGGATGGCGAGACGCCGGGCCCCACCCCGGCCGCGGCCAGCGCCGCCACCGCCCCCACCCTGCCCGCCCCGGCGGCCCCCGCCGCCCATGAGGCCCTCGCCAACGCGCCCGGCCTGGCCTCCGGGAGCCCGGCCACGCCGGCTTCCGCCCCGCCGGCGGTCCCGGCCCCGGCGGCCCACGCCGCCGCCTCCGACACGGCGGCCTTCCTGCGCAACCCCGTGGCGGCCCAACTGGAGGGGAGCGTGCGCTGGCTCCTCAAGGCCCAGACCCCCTCCGCCGACCTGCAGCTCCACCCCGAATCCCTGGGCGCCGTGCGCATCCAGATCAAGGTGGAGGGCACCGAGGTCCACGCCCGCGTCTGGGCCACCGAGCCCAGCAGCCTGCCCCTCCTGCAGGAGCATCGCTCGGCCCTGGAAGCCTCGCTCCGGGACCAGGGGCTCTCCCTGGGCAGCTTCGACCTGCACCAGGGCCGCCAGGGCGAGCAGGCCGCCCCCGCTCCCGCCCCCGCGCCGGCCGCGCCCCGGGTCCAGACCGCCGAAATTGGGCAGGAAGCGCCCATCGCCGCGGCCCCTTCGCCCGCAAACCCGCACCGGATCGAGATTGTCGCCTGACGGCACGACTCCTGCTTTGAATCCCCCGGAGGACCTGACCATGCAGACCGCCAGCGTTCCAACGACCTCGTCGACCACGTCCTCGGGCTCGTCCACCACCGCCAGCAACACGCTGGGCAAGGACGCCTTCCTCAAACTGCTGGTGGCCCAGCTGCAGCACCAGGATCCGACCAACACCCAGGACCCCGCCCAGATGGTGCAGCAGATGGCCACCTTCTCGAGCCTGGAGGCCCAGCAGAACACCAACACCCTGCTCGGCAGCATCCAGACCCAGAACGCGGCCCTCTACCAGGCCCAGAGCGCGGACCTGATCGGCAAGAAGATCCAGCTCACCTCCAGCAAGGTGGCCCTCTCCGGCGGCTCCGCCCAGATCGGCATCAACATGGCGAGCGCCGGCGACGCCGTCCTCACCATCAAGAACGCCAAGGGCAGCACGGTGGCCACCCTCGGCCCCGTGACCCTTTCCGCCGGAGACACGACCCTGGCCTGGAACGGCCAGGACGCCTACGGCAACCAGCTCGCGGACGGCACCTACACGGTGAGCGTCACCGCCAAGAACGGCGCGGGCACCAGCATCAGCGCCTCCACCACGACCACCGCGACCGTCACGGCCGTCTCCTTCGTCGACAACGAGGTGAAGGTCACCGCCGGCGGCAGCCAGTACTCCCTTTCCAACATCACCCGGATCTCCAACTGACAGGAGCGCGCCATGGGCCTCTATTCTTCCTTCTACGCGAGCCTCTCCGGCCTTTCCACCAACGCCTCCGCGCTCAGTGTGATCGGCAACAACCTGGCCAACCTCAACACGGCCGGGTTCAAGGGCGCCAGCTCCGAGTTCCAGGACCTCTTCGCGGCGGCCATCGCCAACCAGGGGACCCAGGGCAACGGCAATCCCATGCAGGTGGGCCTCGGCGCCTCCCTCGGGTCGGTGGCCACCAACTTCTCCCAGGGCTCCTTCCAGCAGACCGGCAACGTCACGGACATGGCCATGCAGGGCAACGGCTTCTTCACCCTGCAGAACAAGCAGGGCAGCGCCGTCTACACCCGCAACGGCAACTTCACCATCGACAAGAGCGGGTTCCTGGTCGACTCCCAGGGCAACAAGGTCATGGGCTGGAACGCCACCAACGGCGTCGTCAACCCCGGCGGCCTGCCGACGCCCATCCAGCTCAACATGGCCGGGACCTCCGGCGGCGTCGCCACCCGCAACGTGGAGATCATCGCCAACCTGAACTCCGCCGCGGCCACCACGTCGGTCTTCACGTCCACGGTCCAGATCTACGACTCCCTGGGCGCCACCCACAGCGTCACCCTCAGCTTCCAGCCCACCGGCACCGCGGGCCAGTGGGCCGTGACGGGCCCCGCCACCGTGGACGGCGCGGCCGTGGCCGGCATCCCCGCCTACCTCCAGTTCGACAACACGGGCGCCCTCACGGGCTACATCCCCGCCGGAGGCTTGGCCACCGACACCCCCACCACCATCACGGGCAACAACAACCCCAGCATCTCCTTCACCGGCTTCGCCAACGGCGCCGCCGACGCCAGCGTCAAGTGGGAACTGGCCACCCCCAACACCACGGGGAGCGGCTTCACCGCCTACTTCACCAGCTACGCCTCCGCCTCCACCACGTCCGCCACCAGCCAGGACGGCTACGGCGCCGGCACCGTGGACAGCCTCACCGTCGACCAGAACGGCGTCATCATCGGCAACTACACCAACGGCCAGACCATCCCCATGGGCCAGGTGGCGGTGAGCACCTTCCTCAACGAGAACGGCCTCTCCAAGGTGGGCGGCAACAACTGGATCGCCACCGTCGCCAGCGGCACCGCCGCGGTGGGCGCGGCCAACCAGGGCGGCCGGGGCGGCGTCCTCGGCTCCAACCTGGAACTGTCCAACGTGGACGTGGCCACCGAGCTGACCCGCATGATCGTGAACCAGAACGGCTACCAGGCCAACAGCCGCGTCGTCACCACGGCCAACACGCTGCTCCAGGAAGTGCTCAACCTCGTCCGGTAGTAAAGATTCTTGACCATCTGGGGCTCCCGGGGGATTACCCTTTCCCGGGAGCCCCATGGTTGATTTGTACACCCCCAGCCCCGAACGCCCCGGCCGCATCCTCATCGTGGACGACCTGGCGGAAAACCTGAAGGTGCACGCCCGGGAGCTCCGGGGCCAGCCCTTCCAGACGACCCTCGCCCAGAGCGGCGCCGAGGCCCTGGAGGCCTGCGCCCGGGAAGTCTTCGAAGGCATCCTCATGGACGTGAGCCTGCCGGGCATGGACGGCATCGAGACCTGCCGGCGCATCCGCCAGGGACCGCTGAACGCGGCGACCCCGCTCATCTTCATCAGCGCCGTGCGCATCGGCGAGGACTGGGTGAAGTCGGGCATCGAATCGGGCGGCATCGATTACCTCACCAAGCCCTACGTGCTGTCCGAGCTCCTGGTGAAGCTGCGCATGCTGGTGCGCCTGTCCCGACAGCGGGAGGCCGCCCTTGCGGGCGAGCGGAACCGCGCCCTGCTCGAGGTGGCCGGCGGCGCCGCCCACGAGCTGGCCCAGCCCCTGTCCGCCGCCCAGATCCAGCTGGACCGCCTCATCCACGCCCGGACCGCGCCGTCCGTCCAGGACCTGGAGGACCTCCGGGCCTGCCTGGAGGAGACCTCCCAGGTGCTGCGGAAGATCCAGAACCTGCATACGTACATCACCAAGCCGTACGCCTCGGGCCGCATCCTGGACCTGGACCTGTCCAGCAGGCCCCCCTTCAGAGGTTAGTTCCGGACGAACATGTCCTAGACTGGAGGTCCAGCCCCGCTGGCCGAGGACCCCATGCCCGACTTCCCCCTGCAGCCCCTTTCGCCCCGCCGCCGCACCCGCCAGATCCACGTGGGCGGTGTCCCGGTGGGCGGCGACGCCCCCATTTCCGTCCAGAGCATGACGAAGACCGACACCCGGGACGTGGAGGCCACCGTCAACCAGATCTACGAGTACGCCGCCGCCGGCTGCGAGATCGTCCGCGTTTCGGTTCCCACCAAGAAGGCCGGCGAGGTCTTCCACGAGATCACGGCCCGCAGCCCCATCCCCGTGGTGGCCGACATCCACTTCGACTATCGCCTCGCCCTCGTGGCGGCCGACGGCGGTGCCGCCTGCCTGCGCATCAACCCGGGCAACATCGGCGGCCAGGACCGGGTCCGGGCCGTGGTGGACAAGGCCGGCGAGAAGGGCATCCCCATCCGCATCGGCGTCAACGCCGGCAGCCTGGAGAAGGACCTGGTGGAGAAGTTCGCCGGCGCCACCCCCGAGGCCATGGTGGAAAGCGCCTTGCGCCACCTGGAGATGCTGGAGAAGGAAGGCTTCTACGCCACCAAGATCTCCCTCAAGGCCAGCGACGTCGTCCGCACCGTGCAGGCCTACCGGCTCCTGGCGAAGCAGGTGGACTACCCCTTCCACCTGGGCATCACCGAGGCCGGGACCCCCTGGGGGGCCACCATCCGCAGCAGCGCCGGGCTCGGCATCCTCCTGGCGGAGGGCCTGGGCGACACGATCCGCGTCTCCCTCACCGGCGAAGGCACCGAGGAGGTGCGCATCGGCCATGAGCTCCTGCGCGCCCTGGAGCTGCGCAGCGGCGGCTTCCACATGGTCAGCTGCCCCTCCTGCGGCCGGGTCCAGATCGACCTCAACCGCGTGGCCCACGAGATCGAGGAGGGGCTCCGGCAGATCAACCACGAGGACGTCACCTACGCCGTCATGGGCTGCGTGGTCAACGGCCCCGGCGAGGCCCGGGACGCCGACCTGGGCGTGGCGGGCGGCGCCGGCGAGGGCCTGATCTACCGCAAGGGCGTGCTCATCCGGAAGGTGAAGGAGGTCGACCTCGTCCCCGCCTTCCTGGAGGAGGCCCGCAAGTTCAAGGCCGAGCAGGTGCCGTGAGCGGGAGCCGCCGGGTGATCGACGCGGCCCTGTCCCACCCCCTCCTCGCCCTCGGCGGGTTCCTCCTCCTGGAGGCCCTCCTGCCGGTGCCCTGGCAGCCCACGGCCTGGGCGGCCCGGGGGGCGATCCGCGCCTACCAGCGCACCCTGAGCCCCCTCCTGCCCACCCAGTGCCGCTTCACGCCCACCTGCAGCCAGTACGGCCTGGAGTGCGTGCGGAAGTACGGCACCCTCAAGGGCGGCGCCCTCACCACCTGGCGGATCCTGCGCTGCAACCCCTTCGGGGGCCACGGCCCCGATCCGGTCCCCTGAGGGTCGGCCATTGAATCCCGGACGCCGACCGTCCATCCTGGAAACCTGCCCTTGACCCGGATCCCTGGCATGCCCCTCGACCCCACCCCGACCCTCGATACCCTGGCCTCCGCCTCCCCGGCGGCCCTTCGCCATCTCATCCGCCTGGGTCTCGACCCGCTCCAGGATGGATCCCTCACCCTCGCCGAGGCCTGCGCCCCCCTTGGGCTGGACCCCGAGGCCACCGCCCGGGACCTGGCGGCCCACCCGCCCCAGCCCCGCCGGGACTGGACCCACGCGCCCCTGACCGAGCTGATCGAACACATCGTCACCCACCACCACGCCTTCACGCGGGACGAACT
Encoded here:
- the fliG gene encoding flagellar motor switch protein FliG, with amino-acid sequence MTKLSGTQKAAVLMVALGDETAAQIFKFLEEDEIQNISKEIALTKHVQPETADEVLEEFHTMTLAKTYIAQGGIEYAKKLLIKSVGPEAARKIIDRLTKALESSAGFSSIERANPQQLSKFIQNEHPQTIALILAHLNASQAGDLIASLPETLRADVAMRMANLQEISPEVVRRISLILEQKLEALGSFATEAYGGVRAVAELFNRMDRTTGRVVLEKIENENPQLAASIRDLMFVFDDILLIDDLGIAEILKRVDKKSLTTALKGTSEELRNQFFRNMSSRAVELMKEEMEFMGPVKLKDVEKAQHEIVEIVRQLEEEGVISIGGGGGDDYVS
- a CDS encoding FliH/SctL family protein, with protein sequence MSVERFIPARRVDLEAIEAFPYFAAQAPPPLEDEDEAGDDTPLSATFTTPEEDARRLASVDQIIYEKLQQAERDAQDVARKAYEQGFAAGETEGRAFGESQYRAQIQRLDKALGELSASLSLHGKAAQDELLGLALAFGEYLAGREIQQGIQTLRPLLERVLEAHPFPASPDDPEGRPGITVLIHPRDLEEIGGSAAAPAGVTLREDEGLTRGSLRVESASGVLDATVERRRGHLLELIQRIREQEGY
- a CDS encoding FliI/YscN family ATPase, with the translated sequence MDLSALARDVAKLPPGDVLGRVSKVVGLIVESRGPEGSVGEQMAIHMPDGRQVTAEVVGFQERSVLLMPVENLEGIRPGLLVEALGHQPELPVSASLLGRVIDPLGRPLDGGPPIEVQDRVPIHGQPPNPMRRRRINEVLSTGVRSIDGLLTLGKGQRIGIFAGSGVGKSTLMGMIARNTSAQVNVIALVGERGRELKEFIDNDLGPEGLARSVVVVATSDQTPLLRLRCALSAMAIAEHFMRQGKDVLMMMDSVTRFAMAQREVGLSAGEPPSSRGYTPSVFALLPRLMERAGAFEGMGSITGIFTVLVEGDDMNEPIADAVRGILDGHVVLSRRLAAKNHFPAVDVLPSISRLFSALASPEQKQLSAKMRDLMATYDDAEDLIQIGAYTKGSSPSIDQAIQFQPAIQAFLRQAVAEGSDQAATLLAMGQIFGIDLAPFLKPAGKV
- the fliJ gene encoding flagellar export protein FliJ — translated: MAARFRFRLEALLRVRRSLEEEAKRAMARAVTARDQAQLRVGELRQTQRQAIEGRRMGTNQTIDLERLRDIERWLVVVERRIQEAVEAVRQADERVREARAQLVKAHQDHLILQRLKERRQAQHALEVLREEAKEMDEIAVLRHHIRPPGASNQ
- a CDS encoding con-10 family general stress protein, with product MAANNDENIQMNTTPPLGGEAVGREHMAEIGRKGGQSVSRNREHMAEIGRKGGQSVSRNREHMAAIGRKGGEAVSQDRAHMASIGRKGGEAVSQDRTHMEEIGRKGGTTVSRDRTHMAEIGRKGGEAVSQDRTHMEEIGRKGGEASRSRKAAPGEGTPEGEPGSGLA
- a CDS encoding flagellar hook-length control protein FliK produces the protein MLPAISSAVEAPPALPGREAASSQATPGFSGIMGALASASAPNAGTQAPAQPAANASQAKAPAATARSSVSQPAPSQPAAPQPAPSQPARTDADPAQATPPGPTSSDPESGIDPSPREPQAPLETLQPNPLAAALAAQAAATPPAPADAGTPAPPADSVTGVQASAASAPSAAPTPPTGDAALAALPGSPAPTPGAPTSASPAAGAPDAPAPATAGTPAAGTPAAAPPSEPAPIAGGPALPPRAEAPAAPETPAEPGAPPAQAAPPQAPSAGAGAPAATPGSARPVDSHPAPAQKTEVDAQPPAPGAAEDTPAPEPAHGGLRTDLPRTAVPEAPEARVAAEAQPRTEPSADVPAALTAAKAQAALEAELPGLRLQAVKGTGATAGAATGAPSKPALSELLNRPKPTVETPAILSQDGETPGPTPAAASAATAPTLPAPAAPAAHEALANAPGLASGSPATPASAPPAVPAPAAHAAASDTAAFLRNPVAAQLEGSVRWLLKAQTPSADLQLHPESLGAVRIQIKVEGTEVHARVWATEPSSLPLLQEHRSALEASLRDQGLSLGSFDLHQGRQGEQAAPAPAPAPAAPRVQTAEIGQEAPIAAAPSPANPHRIEIVA
- a CDS encoding flagellar hook assembly protein FlgD; this translates as MQTASVPTTSSTTSSGSSTTASNTLGKDAFLKLLVAQLQHQDPTNTQDPAQMVQQMATFSSLEAQQNTNTLLGSIQTQNAALYQAQSADLIGKKIQLTSSKVALSGGSAQIGINMASAGDAVLTIKNAKGSTVATLGPVTLSAGDTTLAWNGQDAYGNQLADGTYTVSVTAKNGAGTSISASTTTTATVTAVSFVDNEVKVTAGGSQYSLSNITRISN
- a CDS encoding flagellar hook protein FlgE codes for the protein MGLYSSFYASLSGLSTNASALSVIGNNLANLNTAGFKGASSEFQDLFAAAIANQGTQGNGNPMQVGLGASLGSVATNFSQGSFQQTGNVTDMAMQGNGFFTLQNKQGSAVYTRNGNFTIDKSGFLVDSQGNKVMGWNATNGVVNPGGLPTPIQLNMAGTSGGVATRNVEIIANLNSAAATTSVFTSTVQIYDSLGATHSVTLSFQPTGTAGQWAVTGPATVDGAAVAGIPAYLQFDNTGALTGYIPAGGLATDTPTTITGNNNPSISFTGFANGAADASVKWELATPNTTGSGFTAYFTSYASASTTSATSQDGYGAGTVDSLTVDQNGVIIGNYTNGQTIPMGQVAVSTFLNENGLSKVGGNNWIATVASGTAAVGAANQGGRGGVLGSNLELSNVDVATELTRMIVNQNGYQANSRVVTTANTLLQEVLNLVR
- a CDS encoding response regulator, with translation MVDLYTPSPERPGRILIVDDLAENLKVHARELRGQPFQTTLAQSGAEALEACAREVFEGILMDVSLPGMDGIETCRRIRQGPLNAATPLIFISAVRIGEDWVKSGIESGGIDYLTKPYVLSELLVKLRMLVRLSRQREAALAGERNRALLEVAGGAAHELAQPLSAAQIQLDRLIHARTAPSVQDLEDLRACLEETSQVLRKIQNLHTYITKPYASGRILDLDLSSRPPFRG
- the ispG gene encoding flavodoxin-dependent (E)-4-hydroxy-3-methylbut-2-enyl-diphosphate synthase, with the translated sequence MPDFPLQPLSPRRRTRQIHVGGVPVGGDAPISVQSMTKTDTRDVEATVNQIYEYAAAGCEIVRVSVPTKKAGEVFHEITARSPIPVVADIHFDYRLALVAADGGAACLRINPGNIGGQDRVRAVVDKAGEKGIPIRIGVNAGSLEKDLVEKFAGATPEAMVESALRHLEMLEKEGFYATKISLKASDVVRTVQAYRLLAKQVDYPFHLGITEAGTPWGATIRSSAGLGILLAEGLGDTIRVSLTGEGTEEVRIGHELLRALELRSGGFHMVSCPSCGRVQIDLNRVAHEIEEGLRQINHEDVTYAVMGCVVNGPGEARDADLGVAGGAGEGLIYRKGVLIRKVKEVDLVPAFLEEARKFKAEQVP
- the yidD gene encoding membrane protein insertion efficiency factor YidD, giving the protein MPWQPTAWAARGAIRAYQRTLSPLLPTQCRFTPTCSQYGLECVRKYGTLKGGALTTWRILRCNPFGGHGPDPVP